One segment of Falco rusticolus isolate bFalRus1 chromosome 3, bFalRus1.pri, whole genome shotgun sequence DNA contains the following:
- the LOC119144610 gene encoding tumor necrosis factor receptor superfamily member 1B-like → MGPRWALLAALLHAAGGREYSLPYTPQFAKCKDPSTEFYEEELNKCCSQCPPGEYKTESCSHTVDTKCSPCSPNTYTAIWNRSPQCFACSPPCRKGFVQNQTCTKSQDRICSCPPNEYCISKIFGYCEICKVHKKCGKGYRVSRRGTDSTDTECKPCPPGTFSREESYDTSCIPHTVCKSVAIPGNSVNDTVCSDSRKAVATVLPHTVLNLLLTQSLPSNKPEKITRPVTSNSVTDVSYIIGSVAGPLLLVLIIAILGYCVVSKKKALVYSPPTTAADSPFSATEKQCDKTPRNTGSQNSSSSEQEEQHLLETSGSSSSALNRPTGSARVSVVNNKNNEKKKTEEFQQQHSAAEGCKLHSGDRHHSASSEHSGNGGTQVNVTCIVKVCSPDCNSQFPEQTSSTSMDYGNAPSYSPTGEEIPLSKEENPLKKETEIQISVENEDNLLQD, encoded by the exons ATGGGGCCGCGctgggcgctgctggccgcGCTGCTCCACGCCGCGGGCGGCCGG GAATATTCATTGCCTTATACACCACAGtttgcaaaatgcaaagatCCCAGCACGGAATTCTATGAGGAAGAACTTAATAAATGTTGCAGCCAGTGCCCTCCAG gtgAATACAAGACTGAGAGCTGCAGTCACACTGTGGACACAAAGTGCAGTCCCTGTAGCCCTAACACATACACAGCAATCTGGAATCGGTCTCCGCAGTGCTTTGCCTGCTCGCCACCCTGCAGGAAAG GATTTGTGCAGAATCAGACATGCACTAAATCACAGGACAGAATCTGTAGCTGCCCACCCAATGAGTACTGCATTTCGAAAATATTTGGGTACTGCGAAATCTGTAAAGTGCataaaaaatgtggaaaaggtTACAGAGTTTCCAGAAGAG gGACAGATAGCACAGATACAGAATGCAAACCTTGTCCTCCTGGCACTTTTTCACGTGAGGAATCTTACGATACCAGCTGTATACCACATACAGT tTGTAAATCAGTGGCTATTCCTGGAAACAGCGTGAATGACACTGTTTGCAGTGACTCAAGAAAAGCGGTTGCCACTGTTCTACCTCACACTGTTTTGAACCTGCTCCTGACACAAAGCTTGCCTTCcaacaaacctgaaaaaataactCGACCTGTCACTTCAAACTCTGTGACTGACGTGTCTTACATCATCG gatCAGTAGCAGGGCCGTTGTTATTGGTCCTGATAATCGCTATCTTGGGGTATTGTGTAGTCtccaaaaaaaaag CCCTTGTATACTCTCCACCGACCACAGCAGCAGATTCG CCTTTTTCCgctacagaaaagcagtgtgACAAAACCCCAAGAAATACAGGATCACAAAACTCCAGCAGTTCTGAACAGGAGGAACAGCATCTCTTGGAAACTTCTGGGTCCAGCAGTAGCGCCCTGAATCGTCCAACTGGATCTGCAAGAGTCAGTGTAGTAAATAACaagaacaatgaaaagaaaaaaacagaagaatttcaGCAGCAACACTCAGCTGCAGAAGGGTGTAAGCTTCACAGTGGAGACAGACACCACTCTGCGAGTTCAG AACATTCTGGTAACGGAGGAACGCAGGTGAATGTGACTTGTATTGTTAAAGTATGTAGTCCAGACTGCAATTCCCAGTTCCCAGAACAGACGAGTTCAACAAGCATGGATTATGGAAATGCTCCCTCTTATTCCCCAACAGGGGAAG